Proteins found in one Microcoleus sp. FACHB-831 genomic segment:
- a CDS encoding DnaJ domain-containing protein, whose protein sequence is MNDIHRYYEILGVEPGASQAEVKQAYRTLAKTWHPDCFPDDPLMKQKAEEEIKKINDAYQQVKSYQFTDGIDSPNPTSQTRVYSDSANAETHYNQGMENVQSLKYEEAIEEFSKAIRIDPKYIEAYEQRGLACAKLGYEYRAASDLGNASRLKRTERKTATQAPPPPPKERSQPKPQTKPVSEPKPPTSASTEEPSPWKCVSTLREHSDVVAAVAISRDGRTLASGSFDKTIKLWNLGTGRLIHTLNGHSDRVLCVAISHNGMTLASGSFDKTIKLWNLGTGKLIRTLGSLFSGHSDKVYSVAFSPDRLTLASGSADKTIKLWQIDTGKELCTLTGNLASVVSIAISRDGKTLASGGLEEPIRIWQMSSSKLIRRISGNSSYVVSLGISPDGQTLATGSVDRRIRLWDMNTGKGFDILRGHSGEVDAIAFSPDGKILASGSADKTIKLWQMDGGKEICTLKGHSDRVCSLAFTPDGKTLVSGSFDKTVKIWRCD, encoded by the coding sequence ATGAATGATATCCATCGATACTACGAAATCCTTGGTGTTGAACCCGGTGCATCACAGGCAGAGGTTAAGCAAGCGTATCGAACTCTGGCTAAGACGTGGCATCCAGATTGTTTTCCTGACGATCCTCTGATGAAACAGAAGGCAGAGGAGGAAATTAAAAAAATTAATGACGCTTACCAACAGGTAAAGTCATATCAATTTACCGATGGGATCGATTCTCCAAATCCAACTTCTCAAACAAGGGTTTATTCAGATTCAGCCAATGCTGAAACCCACTACAACCAAGGAATGGAGAATGTCCAAAGCCTAAAATATGAGGAAGCCATTGAGGAATTTAGTAAGGCCATTCGTATCGATCCCAAGTATATTGAGGCATACGAACAGCGGGGGCTTGCCTGCGCGAAACTTGGATATGAGTATAGAGCCGCTTCGGATCTAGGGAACGCTTCACGACTTAAGCGGACAGAGAGAAAGACAGCAACCCAAGCACCACCGCCGCCACCAAAAGAGCGATCGCAGCCGAAACCACAAACAAAACCTGTATCGGAGCCAAAGCCGCCAACATCAGCATCGACAGAGGAACCCTCACCCTGGAAATGTGTAAGCACCCTGAGAGAGCATTCAGACGTAGTTGCTGCTGTTGCCATCAGCCGGGATGGAAGGACTCTTGCCAGTGGCAGCTTTGACAAGACTATCAAGCTGTGGAATTTAGGTACAGGAAGGTTAATCCACACCCTGAATGGGCATTCCGACCGGGTTCTTTGCGTCGCCATCAGCCACAATGGAATGACTCTTGCTAGTGGCAGCTTTGATAAGACTATCAAACTGTGGAATTTGGGTACAGGCAAGTTAATCCGCACCCTTGGCAGTCTCTTTTCTGGACATTCAGACAAAGTTTATTCTGTCGCCTTCAGCCCAGATCGGCTGACGCTGGCTAGTGGTAGCGCTGACAAAACCATCAAGCTGTGGCAGATAGACACTGGGAAGGAACTCTGCACCCTCACGGGAAATTTAGCCTCAGTTGTGTCTATCGCCATCAGTAGGGATGGCAAGACTCTTGCTAGCGGCGGGTTGGAAGAGCCTATCAGGATTTGGCAGATGAGTAGCAGCAAATTAATTCGGCGGATTTCAGGGAATTCTAGCTATGTTGTATCTCTCGGCATTAGCCCGGATGGTCAGACGTTAGCCACTGGCAGCGTCGATCGTAGAATTAGGCTGTGGGATATGAATACGGGCAAAGGTTTCGACATCCTCAGAGGGCATTCAGGCGAGGTTGATGCGATCGCCTTCAGTCCGGATGGCAAAATTCTTGCTAGTGGTAGTGCTGACAAAACCATCAAGCTATGGCAAATGGACGGTGGTAAGGAAATCTGTACCCTCAAGGGGCATTCCGACAGGGTTTGTTCCCTTGCCTTTACCCCGGATGGGAAAACTCTAGTTAGTGGTAGTTTTGATAAGACCGTTAAAATTTGGCGGTGCGATTGA